Proteins co-encoded in one Flavobacterium fluviale genomic window:
- a CDS encoding RagB/SusD family nutrient uptake outer membrane protein — MKAKFCTYITMALLMVLGVSCSDDFLEDKKQYKYYDEEFFKSEERVNWYVNNLYYDFFDAYKTPTAVVVGSYTTTQTSYTEEIGGISAMINPNITLENAVDGSGYFGKTLVENPSNDPYNRIRDINVMLERIDVDGSNLSQTFRDQIKGQMYYLRALQYFDLMRTYGGVPIVTTVQTPSKDDPAIKIPRATVTELVTQITADFDLAASLLPSRWPATDYGRFTKGAALAQKSRVLLTYASPLFNKGWDSSTARWDAALAAGLAAEAELTSAGHGLYGATARDWERMFYVNDNAFNPEAIAIKLLASSTTVATSLQSNSSWERSIRLASQGGQGSGGVKAPKSMIDLFPMANGKRPTAANNYNSFLFFRDRDPRFYRTFGFSGSYWPYNNSLTSAAAPTVWAYRWSTNATTGVAFSTGNDVSSPAFIRKMSSPTVSNASNFQISGTDIMEYRYAELLLNIAECYAAKGDVGNTINYLGQIRKRVGIPAADNYGIGLLADKYAALEACLYERRVELAYEGKRFWDVQRWMLYSDDSAINDQTNTKLGIPQLNGTQRIGNYLHYKNGTSPAGTDPLAAARASISVDPDAANFQAQITALATFYTNNFELRSPPTPMDNVSNVATPISWRSNYYIMGLNQSALVNNPWLTQTIGWKDGNGAAGSYNYQE, encoded by the coding sequence ATGAAAGCAAAATTTTGTACATATATAACAATGGCTCTTTTAATGGTATTAGGAGTTTCATGCAGTGATGACTTTTTGGAAGACAAAAAGCAATATAAATATTACGATGAAGAATTCTTTAAAAGTGAGGAACGAGTTAATTGGTACGTAAACAATCTATATTATGATTTTTTTGATGCCTATAAAACACCTACTGCAGTAGTTGTTGGTTCTTATACAACTACTCAAACTTCTTACACAGAAGAAATAGGTGGTATTTCTGCTATGATTAATCCAAATATCACTTTGGAGAACGCGGTGGATGGATCAGGTTACTTTGGAAAAACATTAGTTGAAAACCCTTCAAATGATCCATATAACAGAATTAGAGATATTAATGTGATGTTGGAAAGAATTGATGTAGATGGATCTAATTTAAGCCAGACATTTCGTGATCAAATTAAAGGGCAGATGTATTATTTACGCGCTCTTCAATATTTCGATTTAATGCGTACTTATGGTGGTGTTCCAATTGTTACAACTGTTCAGACTCCTTCTAAGGATGATCCAGCAATTAAAATACCAAGAGCAACAGTAACGGAGTTAGTTACTCAAATTACTGCTGATTTTGATTTAGCAGCAAGTTTATTACCAAGTAGATGGCCGGCAACAGATTATGGTCGTTTTACGAAAGGCGCAGCATTAGCTCAAAAATCACGTGTTTTATTAACCTACGCAAGTCCATTATTTAATAAAGGCTGGGATTCATCAACTGCGCGTTGGGATGCCGCTTTAGCAGCAGGATTAGCAGCTGAAGCAGAATTAACTTCGGCAGGACATGGTTTGTATGGAGCTACAGCAAGAGATTGGGAAAGAATGTTTTATGTAAATGATAATGCATTCAATCCAGAAGCAATCGCGATTAAACTTTTAGCAAGCAGCACTACAGTTGCAACTTCTTTACAGTCAAATAGTTCTTGGGAAAGATCAATTCGTTTGGCAAGCCAAGGCGGACAAGGAAGTGGCGGAGTTAAAGCTCCTAAAAGTATGATTGACTTATTTCCTATGGCTAATGGAAAACGACCTACAGCTGCAAATAATTACAATTCATTCTTATTTTTTAGAGATCGTGATCCACGTTTTTACAGAACATTTGGTTTCTCAGGAAGCTACTGGCCTTACAATAATAGTTTAACTTCAGCTGCAGCACCTACTGTTTGGGCATATCGCTGGTCAACGAATGCTACTACGGGTGTAGCCTTTAGTACAGGTAATGATGTATCAAGCCCTGCTTTTATTCGTAAAATGTCTAGTCCTACAGTAAGTAATGCATCAAACTTTCAAATTTCAGGAACAGATATTATGGAATATCGTTACGCGGAGTTATTATTGAACATTGCAGAATGTTATGCTGCTAAAGGAGATGTTGGTAATACGATTAACTACTTAGGACAAATTCGTAAACGTGTTGGAATTCCAGCAGCAGATAATTACGGAATTGGTTTATTGGCAGATAAATATGCAGCTCTTGAAGCATGTTTATATGAGCGTAGAGTGGAGTTAGCTTATGAAGGAAAACGTTTTTGGGACGTTCAAAGATGGATGCTATACAGTGATGATTCTGCAATTAACGACCAAACAAATACTAAACTTGGTATTCCGCAATTAAACGGAACTCAGCGTATTGGAAATTATTTACATTACAAAAACGGAACTAGTCCTGCAGGAACAGATCCTTTAGCTGCTGCTCGTGCTTCTATTTCTGTGGATCCAGATGCAGCAAACTTTCAGGCTCAAATCACTGCTTTAGCAACTTTTTATACTAATAATTTTGAATTACGTTCTCCTCCAACACCTATGGATAATGTTAGTAATGTTGCTACTCCAATTTCTTGGCGATCAAATTATTACATTATGGGACTTAATCAGAGTGCATTGGTTAATAATCCTTGGTTAACGCAGACTATCGGTTGGAAAGATGGTAATGGCGCAGCAGGA